Within Kutzneria chonburiensis, the genomic segment CACCGTCGTCACGCTGCGGGTCGAGGTGTCGGAGCGGCCGAAACCCCTTCGTACGCAAGGATTCGGCAGCCGGCAGGGCGGCGCGGACCGCGTCCTGGTCCCGGCCGGCGATGTCATGGTGCTGGCGCAGGCCGGCGACTGGGCCAACCTGCTGCCGGGCCAGTGGCTCACCGTCACCGGCCGGGCCGCCCCATCCCGCGGCGGCGACCTCACTGTCGCGGTCGTGCAGGCCAGGGGATCGCCGGCCGACGTGTCGCCGGCTCCGCCTTGGCAGAAGGTCGCGGCCGCACTGCGAAACGGACTGCGGCGAGCATCGGAGGTGTTGCCGGACGAGCAGGCGGGCCTGGTGCCTGGGCTGGTCGTCGGTGACACGGCGAACCTGTCGCCGCGGGTGTCCGACGAGTTCCGGGTGGCCGGCATGACCCACCTGCTCGCGGTCAGCGGGGCCAACCTGGCGATCGTCGCCGGTGCTGCACTGTTCGCGATCCGGTTGCTGGGACTGGGCCCGCGGATTGCCGGCGCGGGCGCCGGCCTGGCGGTGATCGGATTCGTCATCCTCGCCGGTCCGGAGCCGAGCGTGTTGCGGGCGGCGATGATGGGCGGCCTGGCGCTGTTGGCTTTGGTGCTGGGCCGGGAGAGATCGCTGCTGCCGGCGTTGGCCTGGTCGGTGGTGGTGCTGGTGCCGATCGACCCGGCGCTCGGCCTCAGCGCCGGATTCGCGCTCTCCGTGCTCGCGACCGGGGCCCTGGTACTGGTCGCGCCGCGATGGGCGGCGTGGCTGCGTGACCGGGGCGTGCCGCCCGGCATCGCCGAGGCCATTGCCGCGCCGCTGGCCGCCCACCTGGTGACCGCACCCGTGATCGCCGGCCTGTCCGGCGAGGTGAGCGTGGTCGCGGTGATCGCCAACCTGGTGGCCGAACCAGTGGTCGCGCCCGTGACGGTCATCGGGGTGCTCGCCACGGTGGTGACGCCGATGAACCAGTGGCTGGGCGAGTTGCTGGCCCGCTTGACCAGCCCGGAGGCGTGGTGGCTCATCCACGTCGCCCGCTACACCTCGTCGATGCCGCTGGCGTCGGTGCGTTGGCCGAGCGGCTTGCTCGGGACGGTGCTGTTGGCCGCCTTGCTGGGCGTGGGTTGGGCCGTGGTGCGGTCGCGGCGGCTGCGCGTGGTGGCGGCCGTGATCGCGGCCGGTGCGGTGCTGGTGTTGATGCCGGCGCGGCTCACCGGTTCCGGTTGGCCGCCGACAGGGTGGGCGATGGTGAGTTGCGATGTAGGCCAGGGCGACGCGCATGTGGTGGCGACGTCCGAGCCGGGACGGGTGGTGCTCATCGACACCGGGCCGGACCTCAGCTCGATCGTCGGCTGCCTGCACCGGCTCGGCGTGGTCAGCATTCCGTTGGTGGTGCTCAGCCACCTGCACGCGGACCACGTCGGTGGCTTGTCGTCGGTGCTCAGCGACTATCCGGTCGGTGCCGTCGGCGTCGGGCCACTGCACGAACCGGCCTGGGCCTGGGACCAGGTCCGCCGGCTGGCCTCGGCCGCGGGCGTGAAGGTGGTGGACATCGTTGCCGGACAACGAATCGAGTTACCAGGAATGGCCATGACCGTGATCGCGCCGCAGGCCGTGCCGAGCCATCTCGGCCCCGACGCCGAGGGCACACCCGTCAACGACGCCTCGCTCGTCCTGCGCGCCGACACCCCGGCCGGCCGGATCCTGCTGACCGGCGACATCGAGCTGGAAGGGCAGGCCAACCTGTTGGCCAGCAACGAGGATCTGTCCGCCGACGTGCTCAAGGTGCCCCACCACGGCAGCCGCTACTCGCTGCCCCGCTTCCTGGAACGCGTGCATCCCCGGGTCGCCCTGGTCAGCGT encodes:
- a CDS encoding DNA internalization-related competence protein ComEC/Rec2; the encoded protein is MTDTRMVPVALVVWAVATVGLAWGWQFSWLLGFLAAGTALLVAFRSLRWRPQAVLVITLGALATCWIATVIHASATNPLRQDAERGTVVTLRVEVSERPKPLRTQGFGSRQGGADRVLVPAGDVMVLAQAGDWANLLPGQWLTVTGRAAPSRGGDLTVAVVQARGSPADVSPAPPWQKVAAALRNGLRRASEVLPDEQAGLVPGLVVGDTANLSPRVSDEFRVAGMTHLLAVSGANLAIVAGAALFAIRLLGLGPRIAGAGAGLAVIGFVILAGPEPSVLRAAMMGGLALLALVLGRERSLLPALAWSVVVLVPIDPALGLSAGFALSVLATGALVLVAPRWAAWLRDRGVPPGIAEAIAAPLAAHLVTAPVIAGLSGEVSVVAVIANLVAEPVVAPVTVIGVLATVVTPMNQWLGELLARLTSPEAWWLIHVARYTSSMPLASVRWPSGLLGTVLLAALLGVGWAVVRSRRLRVVAAVIAAGAVLVLMPARLTGSGWPPTGWAMVSCDVGQGDAHVVATSEPGRVVLIDTGPDLSSIVGCLHRLGVVSIPLVVLSHLHADHVGGLSSVLSDYPVGAVGVGPLHEPAWAWDQVRRLASAAGVKVVDIVAGQRIELPGMAMTVIAPQAVPSHLGPDAEGTPVNDASLVLRADTPAGRILLTGDIELEGQANLLASNEDLSADVLKVPHHGSRYSLPRFLERVHPRVALVSVGAGNPLGTPVHSFWTHCDGREQRSCAPMRMVTWPSSPAETVRSSPAAARSGSCADSVGRPAVSRAARRRRCRRTAAGPGTPAPWRPGSGLPPRR